One genomic segment of Pongo abelii isolate AG06213 chromosome 13, NHGRI_mPonAbe1-v2.0_pri, whole genome shotgun sequence includes these proteins:
- the LOC100434796 gene encoding interferon alpha-5, with translation MALSFALLMALMVLNCKSICSLGCDLPQTHSLSNRRTLMIMAQMGRISPFSCLKDRHDFGFPQEEFDGNQFQKAQAISVLLEMIQQTFNLFSTKDSSGTWDETLLDKFYTELYQQLNDLEACMMQEVGAEDTPLMNVDSILAVRKYFQRITLYLAEKKYSSCAWEVVRAEIMRSFSLSTNLQERLRRKE, from the coding sequence ATGGCCTTGTCCTTTGCTTTACTGATGGCCCTGATGGTGCTCAACTGCAAGTCAATCTGTTCTCTCGGCTGTGATCTGCCTCAGACTCACAGCCTGAGTAATAGGAGGACTTTGATGATCATGGCACAAATGGGAAGAatctctcctttctcctgcctgaagGACAGACATGACTTTGGATTTCCTCAGGAGGAGTTTGATGGCAACCAGTTCCAGAAGGCTCAAGCCATCTCTGTCCTTCTTGAGATGATCCAGCAGACCTTCAATCTCTTCAGCACAAAGGACTCATCTGGTACTTGGGATGAGACACTTCTAGACAAATTCTACACTGAACTTTACCAGCAGCTGAATGACCTGGAAGCCTGTATGATGCAGGAGGTTGGAGCGGAAGACACTCCTCTGATGAATGTTGACTCTATCCTGGCTGTGAGAAAATACTTTCAAAGAATCACTCTCTATCTGGCAGAGAAGAAATACAGCTCTTGTGCATGGGAGGTTGTTAGAGCAGAAATCATGAGATCCTTCTCTTTATCAACAAACTTGCAAGAAAGATTaaggaggaaggaatga